The Dermochelys coriacea isolate rDerCor1 chromosome 7, rDerCor1.pri.v4, whole genome shotgun sequence sequence CGAGTCCAACCTCCCTTCCCCTGTGACCACACagtctatttccccccccccgccaattgCTAGAGTTGGAACAGTCAAGTTTAACTTCCCCAACCCAGCAATGATCATCTATACAGTTCGCCCTGCTCCCAGAATGGAACAGTCCTAAATCCTTCTCCCCTATCTCCTGAGATGGCATAGCCTATTCAACACCCTTCTCCCACTTCCATGGCAGGGCCTATGCAGACCCCTCCCTCTTTAGCCCCACATATGCAACAATTGATTCCAGATGGTACAAGCCACTCAAAGACCACATCAAATAGTAATCTGCAGCTCATCCCTTTATTTCCCCAGATGGTACAGTCTATTAAGGCTCcaagctggaaaaggggttggtTCAACTTGATCACTCCCTAAGGAGATGCAGCAAAATGGACCATACCATCTAAACAGGGAGGGGGTATACTGACTCTACCATCCGGGGAATGCTGCAGGATAGAGTGCAccatgggagggaggggatgttTTCAATAGACTGACCCATGTTTCCAACAGAAATTGAAAAGGAAGAAGGAAGCAAACTTTTAAAGTGACGGTAGTAGCTGACAGCTGCTGCGGGGAGGGGTCATGACAAGAAGGAATGTCCCCCAAGAGCTGATCCAAGAGGAttgggaggaagaggcaggggagatttatattagCCTTGCAGGGCTATAAAGCTGCTCTCTTCCTTGCTGTTCTGCACCACCCCCCATCTCCAGGGAGGGGTACCCCCACCCTCACATACCCATGGACCCCAGATCCAGTTCCCCAGCTGCTTCCCTCTCTGTTCCTTAGCaatgtacaaaaaaaatcagaaatagtgGCTGACAACAGGCCCTCCACTCCTGCCTCCCCACTAACAGTCCCTTCTGTCCTTTGAGCTGTCACATCCATGGCTGCTGGTTCTGTACCTGAGGACACTACACAGACCCCTCCAACATCTCTGCTATTGAGGCATTTGTGTTAGGGGAGATGCATTTGCCTGTTGGAGCAGCAatagagggctggggagagaaaaACAGGATCCCATAGAAGCCTGGATTccactgggggtgtgtgtgtggggggggtatgaCAGGGGAATCTCCCCAAAATATGTTTCTGCAGGGCAGTCAGGATTGTGCACAGATATATAGGAGGGGGGATCTCCCCCATGCTGTTTGTGCAGGAGACTGAGATGGGGTGGAAATAGGGAAAGGATTGTGGGGTGCACTGATGTATGGGATCAGGATTGTGGGGTGCCTGCTGTATTGGAGGGGGGAGATCTCCCCCAAGCTGTTTCTGTTGGGCAGTGCATTGATGAATATGGGGAGCTCAGAGAGTGCCCCACTAAGCTAATTGCCAAGTTTTGGAGAGCAAGCTCCAGGGCTGAGGGATGGATCTGCCCCAGGGGCAGTAATGAGCCAAGGGGACAAATGGAGGAGGATTAATGCAAATCTCAGCTGATCTCTTTTTCAGAGTCCTTCCCATCACAGCAGCTCAGTCCCACCACCTCCAGGCTCATCAGTAGACCCTGCCCATTCATACTAGCATAACACCCATCccacagagggggaggggggcaggaactGAACTCCCAGCCTCTCAAAAGGAGCTCTACTCCCTCCCCTCTTACATTAGGAGCCCTAGGTTGGAACAGGAGGGTCTATTGCTTTAAGAAACACAGGGCCCCCCTATCCAGCACCTACAGCAGAGCCAGCCATAAGCCACTGcagtgtggtggggggttgggggttcaGCTTGCACTGGGAATAGCTAAGCTGGGTCCCCCATCTAACCCCTTGTTATATCCCATATGCCAAATAGGGATGGCTCTCTGGACCAGAACAATGGAGACAGGCTGATTGCCAAGCAACTCACCCTGTCCCTAGCAGCCACGGGGACCCCTTCACCAGAGATCCTGTGCCCCTGCAGCCTACTGCATCCCTACCCTGTTCCTACCCCAAGACGTAGTCTGGCCCTGCCCCTTTGACAAGAGGCTGAGGCtggaccctgcaccccccaaggaatggggggcactggggctaCCCCCAACAACATGCCCCTGTGCCAGCTAGGACCCACAGAGGTCACGTGGGGTGATGTGTTAAGTGTACATCATGGAGATGTGATGGGGAGAAGTGCCAGCCCAAGTGGGGTGCAATTGCTGAAGCAGGGGTGCCCCCCTCCAGTCCTGTTTTGGATCCGTGTCCCTGGTAGGATGGGGATGGAAATGACTGGGGGGCCGTGGGTTCCTGCAGCATGGAGGGGCCAGCTCTGGTTTGGCacaggctgggcaggggaggggctggtggcctGCTGGGCACCTCTCTAACTCTTGTTGCCACTCTGCAAGCCCAGGATGTGCTGGAGATTGATCCGGTTCATTTGCGCCTCCTCCAGACCCTGCAGCTTCTTCAGCTGCAGCTCATCCAGCTGCTTCCAGAGCTCCTGACGCTCTTTCTCCTTCTTCAGCTCCCTGCAGAGACAGGGTGGCAGAATGAGGGGAGAAGGCAGTACCCAACTTGGCCCCTTGCCGATAACCCAAGGCAGCACCTGGGGTCAAACACCCTCACAGGGGCTCTGGAGAAGCCCTTGGGAAACCCAGGCCAAGATGGCCTCAGAGTGCCCCAGGGCATTGTGGGGGATGGGGCATGCCCTTGGGAAATCCAGGCCAAGATGAGGGGAGCACCACCCGAGGGCATTGTGCAGGGATAACCAACATAACTCTgaagctcctctggccttccacTTCTGCACATTGCTGGAGCACTTACCCTAAACTGGCTGGGGGCTCCTCACTCCCCGGCTCCCAGCCCAACCTTGTGCAAGGGCTAAGAGACAGATATGGACTATGGAATTGCAGGCAGTGGGTCATATGACTGGGCAGCAGTGCCCACCGGGACTCCTGCATAGAGGGGGGCTGGCCCTAaggacatggggggaggggactggcCCCCATTCCAACATCTGGATTCCCCACATTCCCTCCAACACCTGGCCCCCACTCACTGCTGCTTCTCCACCTTGTAGGAGGCCGTGAGCTCATCAAAGAGTTTCCCATTCATCTCCATGAAGGTCTTGAGCACATTGTAAACCAGGGAGACGATTGTCCTGTGGacatgggggaggaaggagaggtgaGACCCTGAGTGGCTTCAGCTGCCAGCCCTATATTGgattccctgccccagggaaccCACCAACCTCTTCCCTCAAGGCATCCTGGCGCTTGCCATAGTGCTCACCTCCCACAGCCCTACAAAGCATCTTGGGGTTTGCCAAGATGCCcacctcacagctccctgcccaggttcctctccccacttccccaatGCCCCCCCAACCACCCTGTGCTCCTtacacagcaggggaggggttgtggggaaCAGCAAGATCCTAGGAGGAGAGACTCTCCAGAGGGCAGGGATCCCTTGTGCCTGGAGCCCTGCAGGGGCTAAAGAGGGCAGGCAGCTGAGACACGtccctcacacacactcactggTTCCAGTGCTCCTTGGAGACACGGTAGAGGGTGCCAAAGATGGCAGGCAGCACCGTGTGGCAATTGTCCTCAATCAGACTCAGGATATATTCGTTGTTCCAGAAGTACAGAGCCCGCTCTGCCACCTGGGGACAAGGGAGACAGGGTGAGTGCTGGGGgctgcccagccctgcaccctcccAACCCCACTCACCTCCCCCGCCACCTGGGATGCGTGCTGGGGAGTCTGATCCCCACCAGCAGATCTCTTGACTGCATCCCAGGCCTGAGGAAAGGACCTCTCAGCACCAACAACCCTGGCCAGAGGAGGGAGCCCtgacccccacagcccccaaacTGGGGTGGGGGACCCAGGATTCAGGACCAGCCCAGACTCAGGGAGCCCTAGCTTTACTGAGTCTGGACCCCCttgaagggagggggaatgggacaCCTTCCCCAGCCCCTAATTGGGGGCAATGACCCTTGGTGCCCTAGAGCCCTGATGGGGAAAGCCCCAGACTCCAGACTCATGAGGAGTCTAAGGCCCCACCCTGCGCTCAGGCCCCGCCCTCCCAGCCCGCACACACCTGGAAGTGGGGGCTGGAGATGCAGCGTGCGATTTGTTTGAAGAGCGGTTCTTGCACCTTGACAAACTGCGAGGGCTCAATCACATCCAGGATCTCCTCAATCTCCCCCAGGAACATCACCTGCcaggtgtggggagaggcagatCTCCTCTTGTGAGCTACAGGGCTAGGAGAGGCACGCTCGATAACCCACCCATGTCACACCCCAGACTGTGTGCTCCCTGATCCCCACAGACCACATCTCCCCACACCCAACAAGTGTCCCCCCAACAATGGCCACTCCCATTTGCCTGCCCCCAAATCCCCCAATACCCATTCTTTACCCCATCCAGTGCTATCCAGTCTttcacccccccacatccctctaGGCCCCTATGCAGTGCACAGATGCTCcccaccaatgcccctccccacaaccctACCCTCCGGGTCCCCATGTCTGCCTGTTTCCCACTAGCAGGCCCCtaacccagccccacctctttctgAGTGCAGGTCTTCGGCCAGTATTTCAGCAGTCCCCGGATCACCTGAGGGAAGGGGGACATGGTAGGGTTAAAGAGGAGAGCCACTGGGCCCCGGATCACATCCCCCACCATGGGGCTGCACTTACATGCTCTGTCAGGGTGGCATCTTTCTCCAGGAATTGCACCACGCAGTACGCCAGCTGCAAGGGGAAGTGGGGTGGCATCAGAGACAGGGATCCCCTGCACTGGTCCCCACCCCCTAGATTCCTCCCTAGCCCATTGAGCTCAGATCCCCATCAGCAGGCAGTGGAAGCATCTGAGAcagggctccccccaccacctagatactgcCCCAGAACCCAGGGGGTCTGCTCTCCATGCCCATCCCACGTGCAGCACCAGACCCAGAGATCCCTCCCAACCTGCAGATttcccgcaccccctcccccaagagctAAGATTCCCATCAGCAGGGTCCATGACTAAGGCCcttccaaattcacagccatcaaaaacacatcacagaccataTCTGATCTTTTACCCTgtactacacagatttcatggggagaccagtgtttctcaaattggggatcctgacccaaaagggatttGCAGGGGCAGTTGCAATATTATTtgggggggtcacggtattgccaccctcacttctccactgccttcagagttgggtggccagAAAGCAGTGGCTGTTGACCagacgcccagctctgaaggcagcgccctgccagcagcagcgcagaagtaagggtggcgataccacaccaggccacccttacttctgtgcttctgctggcggcagctctgccttcagagctgggatcccagccagcagacgccgctctccagctgcccactctgaaggcagcgctgccgccagcagcagcacagaagtaagagtagcaataccacaacctttccccacaccccctcccccaccaataaTCTTGCGACTCCCTTACAACTCctttttgtgtcaggacccctaTATTACAACACcattaaatttcagatttaaatagcagaaaacatgaaatttatggttttttaaatgctatgaccatgaaattgaccaaaacggaccatgaatttggtagggccctatccatGACTGACACTATCCCAGCTTTATGACAACAGACATAAGTTAGCCACAAGGGGGCAGTAGTGAGGCAACTTCCAATGCCTGGAACTGCAAGAGGgtgtgggagggcaggggaaatcTCTCATAGGGGCTAAAGGCAGTGCTGACCTGGACAGAATGGCACAGGGTTCCCCCGCACAGCTACTGCGCTAGGGCATGGCCACTGAGACCACTCTTCAATCTCCCAGAGGAGAGCCAGACCCTCTTACAGGGGAGAGGCCCTgtatcccattccctgcccccttgaACCAGCCCATTCCCTGGGGATCACTTACTCCTTGCACAATTTCAGGAGCAGACACCTGCAGCTCACTACCCTGGAGGTGACCCCCTTATCTGACCTGGAGGTGAAAGGTCAGAGTTCAGGCCCACTCCCAGAAGGGGGGTGGCACTTACCTGGGCATGAAAGATGGAGAGGGATTTGACCGAGTGCAGTGGGATCAGGACCCGCACCAGGAAGTGCTTGTGCTCCGTCTTCAAGGGCAGGGCGAAGCCATTGATGATGCTGCGTGTTAAAGAGAGGAGGGACAGGTggtgacacaaacacacacaacggGGGGGACGGAAATCAGGATCCAGCAGCTGATGGGGAGCTGGAGCTGTGCTGGCTCCATCTGGGTGTGGAATGGGATTAACTGTGGGGTGTGGTAGGATGGGGGACAGGGGGCCCTAGACCCCAGCCGCCTCTTGGGGGAGGGTACAAGGTGCTCTGGTGGCTACTCTATGGTTACTGGTGGGGGATGCCCCCTGGGGAGGGCTGAATCCTTATGGGGCACCCTCTACTGACTTCCAGAAAACAGATTATGGGCCTGTAAGGCTgggtgtcccccaccccaccaatgtgcaccccccacccctgtatACCTGTCCCCATGTCCAACCATTACCTGCCCAGGATTTCCAGTAGCTCGGCCACACCATTGAAATGCTCCGTCTCGTAGATAAACCTGtcagggagagagagataaatGAAAATGCCTCCAATGCCTCTTTACTAACCCCAACTCCCCACTGGAACGTGCGCCCCTTGGACCCCCatatgtggtggggggagggagccagccctgcccagcagCGTGGTGGGGAGGAAACAGGTGCTGTGAATTCTGGAGGGAATGGGGGAGTCTAGGGGAGGCTGCTGTGGGCAGGCTAGTGCCCC is a genomic window containing:
- the PPP2R5B gene encoding serine/threonine-protein phosphatase 2A 56 kDa regulatory subunit beta isoform codes for the protein METKLPPAGTPTSPSSPGMSPVPPPDKVDGFSRRSLRRSRQRRSHSSSQFRYQSNQQELTPLPLLKDVAVAELHELLCKKLQQCCVLFDFLDCVADLKGKEIKRAALNELVECVATNRGVLIEPVYPEIIKMISVNIFRTLPPTENPEFDPEEDEPNLEPSWPHLQLVYEFFLRFLESPDFQPSVAKRYVDQKFVLLLLELFDSEDPREREYLKTILHRVYGKFLGLRAYIRKQCNNIFLRFIYETEHFNGVAELLEILGSIINGFALPLKTEHKHFLVRVLIPLHSVKSLSIFHAQLAYCVVQFLEKDATLTEHVIRGLLKYWPKTCTQKEVMFLGEIEEILDVIEPSQFVKVQEPLFKQIARCISSPHFQVAERALYFWNNEYILSLIEDNCHTVLPAIFGTLYRVSKEHWNQTIVSLVYNVLKTFMEMNGKLFDELTASYKVEKQQELKKEKERQELWKQLDELQLKKLQGLEEAQMNRINLQHILGLQSGNKS